A part of Kitasatospora acidiphila genomic DNA contains:
- a CDS encoding endonuclease V — protein MTTVDLAAWPTTEAAALAEQHRLRPLVEPHGPAPAPGALVAGVDVAYDDERDVVAAAAVLLDLDTLEVVEQATAVGRIAFPYLPGLLAFRELPAVIDALSRLTRRPDLVVCDGYGLAHPRRLGLASHLGVLTGLATMGVAKTPFTFSSTDPGPERGAWTPLVDAGDGSEVGRALRTRAGVKPVFVSVGHRIGLSEAVSAVLALTPKYRLPETTRQADSLCRRALGEAVRG, from the coding sequence ATCACGACCGTCGACCTGGCCGCCTGGCCCACCACCGAGGCGGCCGCCCTGGCCGAGCAGCACCGCCTGCGCCCCCTGGTCGAGCCGCACGGCCCGGCACCCGCCCCCGGCGCCCTGGTGGCCGGAGTCGACGTCGCCTACGACGACGAACGGGACGTGGTCGCCGCCGCGGCCGTCCTGCTCGACCTCGACACCCTGGAGGTGGTCGAGCAGGCCACCGCCGTCGGCCGGATCGCCTTCCCCTACCTGCCCGGCCTGCTGGCGTTCCGTGAGCTCCCCGCCGTGATCGACGCCCTGTCCCGGCTCACCCGCCGACCGGACCTGGTGGTCTGCGACGGCTACGGCCTGGCCCACCCGCGCCGCCTCGGCCTGGCCAGCCACCTCGGCGTGCTCACCGGCCTGGCCACCATGGGCGTGGCCAAGACCCCGTTCACCTTCAGCAGCACCGACCCGGGCCCCGAGCGCGGCGCCTGGACCCCGCTGGTCGACGCCGGCGACGGCAGCGAGGTCGGCCGCGCGCTGCGCACCCGCGCGGGAGTGAAACCGGTCTTCGTCTCGGTGGGCCACCGGATCGGGTTGTCCGAGGCCGTCTCCGCCGTGCTGGCACTGACCCCCAAGTACCGCCTGCCGGAGACCACCCGGCAGGCCGACTCGCTCTGCCGGCGGGCGCTGGGGGAGGCGGTGAGGGGTTGA
- a CDS encoding WXG100 family type VII secretion target has product MQEPEGSQTLQVNPDVLTASGKSGQQIAEQIPGETTKIVQPSDQASEGLQGWATAGALHDCTAAWKTLLDGLAKDMDGYGGKLVAMAQNYRSTDQSVAAQLAAINQPAPTPAAATTTQSATTASTMSAVIDAPYVLPPGSPDPFATKLIDAPYVVPAGDGQFELPPRNTPYVPSGEFELPPRNTPYVPSGEFQLPPRNTPYVPSGEFELPSRNSTQLPKPDPAAIDREINARGADAPKGM; this is encoded by the coding sequence ATGCAGGAGCCCGAGGGGAGCCAAACGCTCCAGGTGAATCCCGATGTGCTGACCGCCAGTGGAAAGAGCGGCCAGCAGATCGCCGAGCAGATACCAGGGGAGACGACGAAGATCGTCCAGCCGAGCGACCAGGCTTCCGAGGGCTTGCAGGGCTGGGCGACGGCCGGCGCGCTGCACGACTGCACCGCCGCCTGGAAGACGCTGCTCGACGGGCTCGCCAAGGACATGGACGGTTACGGCGGCAAGCTGGTGGCGATGGCGCAGAACTACCGCAGCACCGACCAGTCGGTGGCCGCCCAGCTGGCAGCCATCAACCAGCCGGCCCCCACCCCCGCCGCCGCCACCACCACCCAGTCGGCCACCACCGCGAGCACCATGAGCGCCGTGATCGACGCGCCGTACGTGCTCCCGCCGGGCAGCCCCGACCCCTTCGCCACCAAGCTCATCGACGCGCCCTACGTGGTCCCCGCAGGTGATGGCCAGTTCGAACTGCCGCCACGCAACACGCCGTACGTCCCCAGCGGCGAATTCGAACTCCCGCCACGCAACACGCCGTACGTACCCAGCGGCGAGTTCCAACTCCCGCCACGCAACACGCCGTACGTACCCAGCGGCGAATTCGAACTCCCGTCACGCAACTCCACCCAGTTGCCGAAGCCGGACCCGGCGGCCATCGACCGCGAGATCAACGCACGCGGTGCCGACGCTCCGAAGGGGATGTAA
- a CDS encoding WXG100 family type VII secretion target — protein sequence MSDDVTDFSGYSHSQLRKMVESLNSGDVMSASDPWRRAANTLKQIRTSLDTASGDATQKWEGNTSDAFYGAMTKLAGNVNNTAAYANDAANTLQMMSEAIDQAKHDMPEEPGFWEQLGNGISDTVQNTIGTGDDSTKTPIADQRKAQAVAVMQTLANKYRTAVPVLKPPPMNIHGDENVPPPDPTAAAALSAFVMGAGVGAIGGYATAPDTQQAANRAATASTPAPKPRQVSSTTSAGPTDSGIKGGVPNSAPTAPKSVAIGSGTAPVASTAEPQGGAPLPTAPTTGTSLDHTALAGRPPAIATGGAPSGMPNGIAPTGTNPMPVGLGTSAGQSPLLGERGSRGAFDAPLTPRGGRPGAGSTPREGVFTGEGEPTASGGGRGPGGTPGLGEAAGMPGGRAGAGLRGGAASRRRIGAVGEPEEPVGGAASGAPRERAFTEGGTGLGARSRAGAERVGEPGEEGMGVPPGTRDTRRKKKPTGKRADYLVEDEETWASDEDANPGVVE from the coding sequence GTGAGTGACGATGTGACGGACTTCAGCGGCTACAGCCACTCCCAACTGCGGAAGATGGTCGAGTCGCTGAACTCCGGCGACGTGATGTCCGCCAGCGACCCCTGGCGTCGCGCCGCCAACACCCTCAAGCAGATCCGCACCTCCCTGGACACCGCCTCCGGCGACGCCACCCAGAAGTGGGAGGGCAACACCAGCGACGCCTTCTACGGTGCGATGACCAAGCTGGCCGGCAACGTCAACAACACCGCCGCCTACGCCAACGACGCGGCCAACACGCTGCAGATGATGTCCGAGGCCATCGACCAGGCCAAGCACGACATGCCCGAGGAGCCGGGCTTCTGGGAGCAACTGGGCAACGGGATCTCGGACACCGTCCAGAACACCATCGGGACCGGCGACGACAGCACCAAGACCCCGATCGCCGACCAGCGCAAGGCCCAGGCCGTCGCGGTGATGCAGACGCTGGCGAACAAGTACCGGACTGCGGTGCCGGTGTTGAAGCCGCCGCCGATGAACATCCATGGCGATGAAAACGTCCCACCGCCGGATCCGACGGCCGCCGCCGCCCTGAGCGCCTTTGTCATGGGTGCCGGTGTCGGTGCAATCGGCGGCTATGCGACGGCGCCGGATACCCAGCAGGCAGCGAACCGGGCGGCCACCGCGAGTACCCCTGCTCCGAAGCCCCGTCAGGTCTCGTCGACCACCTCGGCAGGGCCCACGGACTCCGGGATCAAGGGCGGTGTCCCGAACTCGGCGCCCACGGCGCCGAAGTCCGTCGCGATCGGCTCGGGAACTGCACCGGTGGCATCCACAGCCGAGCCGCAGGGCGGGGCTCCGTTGCCCACCGCGCCGACGACGGGCACCAGTCTGGACCACACGGCACTCGCCGGTCGGCCTCCGGCGATCGCCACCGGCGGCGCACCGAGCGGCATGCCGAACGGCATCGCGCCGACCGGCACCAATCCGATGCCGGTGGGCCTCGGCACCAGCGCCGGTCAGAGCCCGCTGCTGGGCGAGCGCGGCTCACGTGGCGCGTTCGATGCGCCGCTGACGCCTCGTGGGGGACGGCCCGGTGCGGGATCGACGCCTCGTGAGGGTGTCTTCACCGGCGAGGGCGAGCCGACTGCGAGTGGTGGCGGACGCGGTCCTGGCGGGACGCCAGGACTCGGAGAAGCGGCCGGGATGCCGGGCGGCCGAGCCGGAGCCGGGCTGCGTGGTGGTGCTGCCAGCCGTCGGCGGATCGGTGCCGTCGGCGAACCGGAGGAGCCGGTGGGTGGTGCGGCGAGTGGGGCCCCGCGCGAGAGGGCCTTCACCGAGGGCGGCACTGGCCTCGGTGCTCGCAGCAGGGCCGGCGCGGAGCGCGTCGGGGAACCCGGCGAGGAGGGCATGGGTGTGCCTCCCGGCACGCGGGACACACGGCGTAAGAAGAAGCCCACGGGCAAGCGGGCGGACTACCTGGTCGAGGATGAGGAGACCTGGGCGTCGGATGAGGACGCCAACCCCGGCGTGGTGGAATGA
- the mycP gene encoding type VII secretion-associated serine protease mycosin, translated as MTGRRSMRGMAALAAGALVWGLAAGPAVADNIRDQQWALKVYDAPNKVWPISQGDGVTVAVIDTGVNADHQDLTGQVLPGADFSGEQTDGRVDMQGHGTAMASLIASHGHGDNAGVMGLAPKAKILPIRLQLSEVGDVQASGGDRFAEALRYAVDHGAKVVSMSISGAMRTNPDDRAAVNYALSRDVLLVAASGNLGSTVEYPAAFPGVMAVGAVDKTGNIWEKSDQGPELSLVAPGVGITHAGYKSATDYGYSDGTSDATAYVSAIAALVRSKYPDLTAGQVIRRLITTAVAPSDGTAVPNDRYGYGIASPSKALAANPAVDGGPKDNPLLNRVESQGAPDSASPAPVPQVAAGGGGGVSVWLYVAGGVVLLLVVGGIVVLVRRVTA; from the coding sequence ATGACCGGCAGGCGGTCGATGCGGGGAATGGCCGCTCTGGCGGCTGGGGCCCTGGTGTGGGGCTTGGCGGCCGGGCCCGCTGTAGCGGACAACATCCGGGACCAGCAGTGGGCACTGAAGGTCTATGACGCCCCGAACAAGGTGTGGCCGATCAGCCAGGGCGATGGTGTCACTGTCGCGGTGATCGACACGGGAGTAAATGCAGATCATCAGGATCTGACTGGTCAGGTTCTCCCCGGAGCTGATTTCTCGGGTGAGCAGACTGATGGGCGGGTCGACATGCAAGGTCATGGGACCGCCATGGCCAGCCTGATCGCCAGCCATGGGCATGGGGACAACGCTGGAGTGATGGGGTTGGCCCCGAAAGCGAAGATCCTTCCGATTCGGCTGCAGCTATCCGAGGTGGGGGACGTCCAGGCAAGCGGCGGCGATCGCTTTGCGGAGGCGCTTCGCTACGCGGTTGATCACGGGGCCAAGGTCGTCAGCATGTCGATCAGTGGTGCGATGCGGACTAACCCGGATGACCGCGCGGCGGTGAATTATGCGCTGTCACGGGACGTGCTCCTGGTGGCGGCCAGCGGGAATCTGGGGTCAACTGTCGAATACCCGGCGGCTTTTCCGGGAGTGATGGCAGTCGGGGCAGTCGACAAAACCGGCAACATCTGGGAGAAGTCTGACCAGGGGCCCGAGCTGTCGCTTGTGGCTCCCGGGGTCGGCATCACTCATGCCGGATACAAGTCAGCCACAGATTATGGCTACTCAGACGGCACCTCCGACGCCACCGCCTACGTTTCCGCCATCGCCGCCCTGGTGCGCTCCAAGTACCCCGACCTCACCGCAGGTCAGGTGATCCGCCGGTTGATCACCACCGCTGTCGCGCCGTCTGACGGCACTGCGGTGCCCAATGACCGCTACGGCTACGGGATCGCGTCTCCGTCGAAGGCGCTGGCGGCGAACCCCGCAGTGGACGGCGGGCCGAAGGACAACCCGTTGCTGAACCGGGTGGAGTCGCAGGGCGCGCCCGATTCGGCGTCGCCCGCGCCGGTGCCGCAGGTGGCGGCGGGTGGTGGCGGCGGGGTGTCGGTGTGGCTGTATGTCGCGGGTGGGGTGGTCCTGTTGCTGGTGGTGGGCGGGATCGTCGTGCTGGTGCGGCGGGTCACGGCGTGA
- a CDS encoding HIT family protein: protein MTLECYSCARTAVLDELPPRERVAVDEHWRVAHAFGAGLLGWLVLLPRRHVLSIAELTDDEAAALGHWQVRLSRALTEETGCRKVYVAQFAEAPGFGHVHFHLVPRPRELAEELRGPRVFGLLGDEAGPSERERDEFALRLASRLGRSASSQDRFSS from the coding sequence GTGACGCTGGAGTGCTACAGCTGCGCCCGGACGGCGGTGCTCGACGAGTTGCCGCCGCGTGAGCGGGTGGCGGTGGATGAGCACTGGCGGGTGGCGCACGCGTTCGGGGCGGGGTTGCTGGGCTGGCTGGTGCTGCTGCCCCGACGGCATGTGCTGAGCATCGCCGAGCTCACGGACGACGAAGCGGCAGCGCTGGGCCACTGGCAGGTGCGGCTGTCGCGGGCGCTGACCGAGGAGACGGGTTGCCGGAAGGTCTATGTGGCCCAGTTCGCCGAGGCGCCGGGGTTCGGGCATGTGCACTTTCATCTGGTGCCCCGGCCGCGGGAGTTGGCGGAGGAGTTGCGCGGGCCGAGGGTCTTCGGGCTGCTCGGCGATGAGGCCGGCCCGTCGGAGCGGGAGCGGGACGAGTTCGCGCTGCGCCTGGCCAGCCGGCTCGGCCGGTCGGCATCGTCACAAGATCGATTTTCCTCCTGA
- a CDS encoding VOC family protein, whose product MSDSTDFFAGLHHVQLAIPPGAEPLCREFWGDVMGMTELEKPPVLAARGGCWFRGGGLEVHLGVEQDFAPARKAHPGILVNGLRALAERLAAHGHPVQWDGEFPGHDRFYAFDKLGNRLEFLEPHQA is encoded by the coding sequence ATGTCCGATTCCACTGACTTCTTCGCCGGCCTGCACCACGTCCAGCTCGCCATTCCGCCGGGGGCCGAGCCGCTCTGCCGGGAGTTCTGGGGCGACGTGATGGGGATGACCGAGCTGGAGAAGCCGCCGGTGCTGGCGGCCCGCGGCGGCTGCTGGTTCCGCGGTGGCGGCCTGGAGGTGCACCTCGGCGTGGAGCAGGACTTCGCCCCCGCCCGCAAGGCGCACCCGGGCATCCTGGTGAACGGCCTGCGGGCGCTGGCCGAGCGGCTTGCGGCCCATGGCCACCCGGTGCAGTGGGACGGTGAGTTCCCGGGGCACGACCGCTTCTACGCCTTCGACAAGCTGGGCAACCGCCTGGAGTTCCTTGAGCCCCACCAGGCTTGA
- a CDS encoding winged helix-turn-helix transcriptional regulator: MTGKTFAPAPPEPLPRDLFDPDCLPNPVPIRFSEKWAWLVLRCLEPGPRRFSELRVPLHWVTPKVLTETLRSLERDGLLTRTEFQEHPPRVEYELTTLGHSLFGPMDAVCGWARENLGRLLAAREAHPAPSK; this comes from the coding sequence ATGACTGGGAAGACCTTCGCCCCGGCCCCGCCGGAGCCGCTGCCGCGTGATCTGTTCGATCCGGACTGCCTGCCGAATCCGGTGCCGATCAGGTTCAGCGAGAAGTGGGCCTGGCTGGTGCTGCGTTGCCTGGAGCCGGGGCCGCGGCGGTTCTCGGAGCTGCGGGTGCCGCTGCACTGGGTCACGCCCAAGGTGCTGACCGAGACGCTGCGCTCGCTGGAGCGGGACGGGCTGCTGACCCGGACCGAGTTCCAGGAGCACCCGCCCCGCGTGGAGTACGAGTTGACGACGTTGGGCCACTCGCTGTTCGGCCCGATGGACGCGGTCTGCGGCTGGGCCAGGGAGAACCTGGGCCGGCTGCTGGCGGCCCGCGAGGCGCATCCGGCACCGTCGAAGTAG
- a CDS encoding isochorismatase family protein, whose amino-acid sequence MSRALIVIDVQNDFCEGGSLPVAGGAEVAAAITELIATERGSYDHIVATRDNHLDPGDHFSAEPDYVDSWPPHCVAGTEGVGFHPNFAPSVTSGAIEAVFSKGAHAAAYSGFEGFDENGSTLADWLREHAVDEVDLVGIATDHCVRATALDAAREGFTTRVLLDLTAGVAPETTAKALEQLRAAGVVLSGEPVLG is encoded by the coding sequence ATGTCCCGGGCCCTGATCGTCATCGATGTGCAGAACGACTTCTGCGAGGGCGGCAGCCTGCCCGTGGCCGGCGGGGCCGAGGTGGCGGCCGCGATCACCGAGCTGATCGCCACCGAGCGCGGCTCCTACGACCACATCGTGGCCACCCGGGACAACCACCTCGACCCGGGCGACCACTTCTCCGCCGAGCCCGACTACGTGGACAGCTGGCCGCCGCACTGCGTGGCCGGCACCGAGGGGGTCGGCTTCCACCCCAACTTCGCGCCCTCGGTCACCTCGGGCGCGATCGAGGCGGTCTTCTCCAAGGGCGCCCATGCCGCGGCCTACAGCGGCTTCGAGGGCTTCGACGAGAACGGCAGCACGCTCGCCGACTGGCTGCGCGAGCATGCGGTGGACGAGGTGGACCTGGTCGGCATCGCCACCGACCACTGCGTGCGGGCGACCGCACTGGACGCGGCACGGGAGGGGTTCACCACCCGGGTGCTGCTGGACCTCACGGCGGGTGTGGCACCGGAGACCACGGCGAAGGCACTGGAGCAGCTGCGGGCGGCGGGCGTGGTGCTGAGCGGCGAACCGGTGCTGGGCTGA
- a CDS encoding nicotinate phosphoribosyltransferase, whose translation MDAQAFAAAPTALPTSPAADSTALLTDRYELTMLQAALRSGAAHRRSVFEVFTRRLPDGRRYGVLAGVGRVLDAVQNFRFSTAQLDWLADQRVVDEPTLRWLADYRFTGDIHGYPEGEVYFPGSPLLTVEGSFAESVILETVILSILNFDSAVAAAASRMTAAAGERPCIEMGARRAHERAAVAAARAAYVAGFAATSDLEAGFTHGIPTTGTAAHAFTLLHDSEKDAFTAQIASMGTGTTLLIDTYDLAEAVRTAVEVAGPELGAVRIDSGDLTMLAHRVRRQLDELGARQTRIIVTSDLDEYAIAALAAAPVDGYGVGTSLVTGSGQPTCAMVYKLVARAASTDPGAPLVPVAKRSAGAKTSIGGRKWAARRPDADGVAEAEVVGTGELPAELAGHTLQVPLVRAGEVVGQEPLSAARERHLRSRGALPMSATQLSRGEPVIATELLLH comes from the coding sequence ATGGACGCCCAGGCATTCGCGGCGGCACCGACCGCCCTGCCCACCTCGCCGGCAGCCGACTCGACCGCGCTGCTCACCGACCGCTACGAGCTCACCATGCTGCAGGCCGCGCTGCGCAGCGGTGCGGCGCACCGCCGCTCGGTCTTCGAGGTCTTCACCCGGCGGTTGCCTGACGGTCGCCGCTACGGCGTGCTGGCCGGCGTCGGCCGGGTCCTCGACGCGGTGCAGAACTTCCGGTTCAGCACCGCCCAGCTGGACTGGCTGGCCGACCAGCGGGTGGTGGACGAGCCGACCCTGCGCTGGCTGGCCGACTACCGCTTCACGGGTGACATCCACGGCTACCCGGAGGGCGAGGTCTACTTCCCCGGCTCCCCGCTGCTGACCGTCGAGGGCAGCTTCGCGGAGTCCGTGATCCTGGAGACGGTGATCCTCTCCATCCTCAACTTCGACTCGGCGGTGGCCGCCGCCGCGTCCCGGATGACGGCCGCCGCGGGGGAGCGGCCGTGCATCGAGATGGGCGCCCGGCGGGCCCACGAGCGGGCCGCGGTCGCCGCCGCCCGGGCGGCCTACGTCGCCGGCTTCGCCGCCACCTCCGACCTGGAGGCCGGCTTCACCCACGGCATCCCGACCACCGGCACCGCCGCGCACGCCTTCACCCTGCTGCACGACAGCGAGAAGGACGCGTTCACCGCCCAGATCGCCTCGATGGGCACCGGCACCACCCTGCTGATCGACACCTACGACCTGGCCGAGGCGGTGCGCACCGCCGTCGAGGTGGCCGGGCCCGAACTCGGCGCGGTCCGGATCGACTCCGGCGACCTGACCATGCTGGCCCACCGGGTCCGCCGCCAGCTCGACGAGCTCGGCGCCCGGCAGACCCGCATCATCGTCACCTCCGACCTGGACGAGTACGCCATCGCCGCGCTCGCCGCCGCGCCGGTCGACGGCTACGGAGTCGGCACCAGCCTGGTCACCGGCAGCGGCCAGCCGACCTGCGCGATGGTCTACAAGCTGGTCGCGCGGGCCGCCTCCACCGATCCCGGCGCCCCGCTGGTGCCGGTGGCCAAGCGCTCGGCCGGCGCCAAGACCAGCATCGGCGGCCGCAAGTGGGCGGCCCGCCGCCCGGACGCCGACGGGGTGGCCGAGGCCGAGGTGGTCGGCACCGGCGAGCTGCCCGCCGAGCTCGCCGGGCACACCCTGCAGGTGCCGCTGGTGCGGGCCGGCGAGGTGGTCGGCCAGGAGCCGCTGTCCGCCGCCCGGGAACGCCACCTGCGCTCGCGGGGCGCCCTGCCGATGTCGGCCACCCAGCTCTCCCGCGGCGAGCCGGTGATCGCCACGGAGCTGCTGCTGCACTGA
- the clpS gene encoding ATP-dependent Clp protease adapter ClpS, producing MSVAPAEIERPEAESLPVAEPDTPWVTIVHNDPVNLMSYVLYVFQAYFGYPKEKARKLMMDVHTRGRAVVSSGTREEMERDVQAMHGYGLWATLQHD from the coding sequence GTGAGTGTCGCGCCGGCCGAGATCGAACGCCCCGAGGCCGAGAGCCTCCCGGTGGCGGAGCCGGACACGCCGTGGGTGACGATCGTCCACAACGATCCGGTCAATCTGATGAGCTACGTCCTCTACGTCTTCCAGGCCTACTTCGGCTACCCGAAGGAGAAGGCCCGCAAGCTGATGATGGACGTCCACACCCGCGGGCGCGCGGTGGTCTCCAGTGGCACCCGCGAGGAGATGGAGCGGGATGTCCAGGCCATGCACGGCTACGGCCTGTGGGCCACCCTGCAGCATGACTGA
- a CDS encoding DUF2017 domain-containing protein: MAGLFERTRDGGAAIALDQVEADILRSLEVQMLELIGPGPGGDPGADPLAALFAEGPTETPSDPALARLFPDAYGDPAEAADPQTRALAGEFRRYTELDLRARKREDALFVVRSLDTLGGDGGVLSPTGEECRRWLGALNDLRLTIGIRLEVTEDDEQGLYELPDSDERKPLVMAYLWLGAMQESLLEAMTG; this comes from the coding sequence ATGGCTGGGTTGTTCGAGCGGACCCGAGACGGGGGCGCGGCGATCGCGCTCGACCAGGTGGAGGCCGACATCCTCCGCTCGCTGGAGGTGCAGATGCTGGAGCTGATCGGGCCCGGCCCGGGCGGCGATCCGGGCGCCGACCCGCTGGCCGCCCTGTTCGCCGAGGGCCCGACCGAGACGCCCAGCGACCCGGCGCTGGCCCGGCTCTTCCCCGACGCCTACGGCGACCCCGCCGAGGCGGCCGACCCGCAGACCCGGGCGCTGGCCGGCGAGTTCCGCCGCTACACCGAGCTGGACCTGCGGGCCCGCAAGCGGGAGGACGCGCTGTTCGTGGTCCGCTCGCTGGACACCCTCGGCGGCGACGGCGGGGTGCTGAGCCCCACCGGCGAGGAGTGCCGGCGCTGGCTCGGCGCGCTCAACGACCTGCGCCTGACCATCGGCATCCGGCTGGAGGTCACCGAGGACGACGAGCAGGGCCTCTACGAGCTGCCGGACAGCGACGAGCGCAAGCCGCTGGTGATGGCCTACCTGTGGCTCGGGGCGATGCAGGAGTCGCTGCTGGAGGCGATGACCGGCTGA
- a CDS encoding Mov34/MPN/PAD-1 family protein, protein MLTITRELHDAIVAHARADHPDEACGVVAGPVGSDRPERFIPMLNAARSPTFYEFDSADLLKLYREMDDRDEEPVVVYHSHTATEAYPSRTDVSYASEPNAHYVLVSTAEGTGAGDPFQFRSFRIVDGVITEEDVQVVDA, encoded by the coding sequence ATGCTGACCATCACCCGAGAGCTGCACGACGCGATCGTCGCCCACGCCCGCGCCGACCACCCGGACGAGGCCTGCGGGGTCGTCGCCGGACCGGTCGGCAGCGACCGCCCGGAGCGGTTCATCCCGATGCTGAACGCGGCCCGCTCGCCCACCTTCTACGAGTTCGACTCGGCCGACCTGCTCAAGCTCTACCGCGAGATGGACGACCGGGACGAGGAGCCGGTGGTCGTCTACCACTCGCACACCGCGACCGAGGCCTACCCCTCGCGCACCGACGTCAGCTACGCCTCCGAGCCGAACGCCCACTACGTGCTGGTCTCCACCGCCGAGGGCACCGGGGCCGGCGACCCGTTCCAGTTCCGCTCGTTCCGCATCGTGGACGGAGTGATCACCGAGGAGGACGTCCAGGTGGTCGACGCCTGA
- a CDS encoding putative leader peptide, with translation MRSVDVSTQAPGIRLVARLHIDLCRHAAAICPDASRCDT, from the coding sequence ATGCGTTCCGTCGATGTGAGTACTCAGGCCCCGGGCATCCGCCTCGTGGCGCGCCTGCACATCGACCTGTGCCGGCACGCCGCGGCGATCTGTCCGGATGCCTCCCGCTGCGACACCTGA
- a CDS encoding MoaD/ThiS family protein: MAIEVRIPTILRSYTNDAKAVDGTGSNLGELIADLDVRHPGIAARLLDNGELRRFVNVYLNDEDVRFLQGLATGLTDGDSITILPAVAGGAK; the protein is encoded by the coding sequence ATGGCCATCGAGGTCCGCATCCCGACCATCCTCCGCAGCTACACCAACGACGCCAAGGCCGTCGACGGCACCGGCAGCAACCTCGGTGAGCTCATCGCCGACCTGGATGTCCGCCACCCGGGCATCGCCGCCCGCCTGCTGGACAACGGTGAGCTGCGCCGCTTCGTCAACGTCTACCTGAACGACGAGGACGTCCGCTTCCTGCAGGGCCTCGCCACCGGCCTGACCGACGGCGACAGCATCACCATCCTCCCCGCCGTGGCCGGCGGCGCGAAGTAA
- a CDS encoding PLP-dependent cysteine synthase family protein, protein MRYDSPLAAVGNTPLVRLPRLSAAVPGNDAGLVTLWAKLEDRNPTGSIKDRPALHMIERAEADGRLTPGCTVLEPTSGNTGISLAMAAKLKGYRMVCVMPENTSEERRELLRMWGAEIIPSPAAGGSNTAVRVAKELAAEHPDWVMLYQYGNPDNSGAHYATTGPEILADLPTVTHFVAGLGTTGTLMGVGRYLREKVPGVQIVAAEPRYDDLVYGLRNLDEGFVPELYDAEVLTTRFSVGSEDSVRRTRQLLAEEGIFAGVSTGAILHAALGVARKAAAAGERADIVFVVPDGGWKYLSTGIYTAATTDEAVEALKGQLWA, encoded by the coding sequence ATGCGCTACGACAGCCCGCTGGCAGCCGTCGGCAACACGCCGCTGGTCCGGCTGCCCCGGCTCTCCGCGGCCGTGCCGGGCAACGACGCGGGCCTGGTGACGCTCTGGGCCAAGCTGGAGGACCGCAACCCGACCGGCTCGATCAAGGACCGCCCGGCCCTGCACATGATCGAGCGGGCCGAGGCGGACGGCCGGCTCACCCCCGGCTGCACCGTGCTCGAACCCACCAGCGGCAACACCGGCATCTCGCTCGCCATGGCGGCCAAGCTCAAGGGCTACCGGATGGTCTGCGTGATGCCGGAGAACACCAGCGAGGAGCGGCGCGAGCTGCTCCGGATGTGGGGCGCCGAGATCATCCCCTCGCCGGCCGCCGGCGGCTCCAACACCGCCGTGCGGGTGGCCAAGGAGCTGGCCGCCGAGCATCCGGACTGGGTGATGCTCTACCAGTACGGCAACCCGGACAACTCCGGCGCGCACTACGCCACCACCGGCCCGGAGATCCTGGCCGACCTGCCGACCGTGACGCACTTCGTGGCCGGCCTGGGCACCACCGGCACCCTGATGGGCGTCGGCCGGTACCTGCGCGAGAAGGTGCCGGGCGTGCAGATCGTGGCCGCCGAGCCGCGCTACGACGACCTGGTCTACGGGCTGCGCAACCTCGACGAGGGCTTCGTCCCCGAGCTCTACGACGCCGAGGTGCTGACCACCCGGTTCAGCGTCGGCTCCGAGGACTCGGTCCGGCGCACCCGTCAACTCCTCGCCGAGGAAGGCATCTTCGCGGGTGTCTCGACCGGCGCGATCCTGCACGCGGCGCTCGGGGTCGCCCGCAAGGCCGCTGCGGCGGGCGAGCGGGCCGACATCGTCTTCGTGGTGCCGGACGGCGGCTGGAAGTACCTGTCCACCGGCATCTACACCGCCGCGACCACCGACGAGGCCGTCGAGGCGCTGAAGGGCCAGCTCTGGGCCTGA